One stretch of Clavibacter californiensis DNA includes these proteins:
- a CDS encoding aldo/keto reductase, with translation MRYVKLGSTGTEVSAIALGCMSYGEPTRGNHAWTLSEEDSIPLIRRAVELGITFFDTANVYSDGSSEEITGRALKAMTKREEIVVATKVHGAMGEGPNSRGLSRKHIMWQIDESLRRLGTDYVDLYQIHRFDPATPLEETLEALDDIVRAGKVRYLGASSMDAWRFSKALHLQRARGWARFVTMQDHYNLVNREEEREMLPLCADEGVGSLPWSPLARGRLTRDWDATTDRSETDEFGKTLYAAQEDSDRRVAAAVAEVAGARGVPRAQVALAWVSRNPVVTAPIVGGTKVAHIEDAVASLDLELTADEVSLLEEHYVPHAVVGY, from the coding sequence GTGAGGTACGTGAAGCTGGGCAGCACGGGCACCGAGGTCTCGGCCATCGCGCTCGGCTGCATGAGCTACGGCGAGCCGACGCGCGGCAACCACGCGTGGACGCTCTCGGAGGAGGACTCGATCCCGCTCATCCGCCGCGCGGTCGAGCTCGGGATCACGTTCTTCGACACCGCGAACGTGTACTCGGACGGCTCGAGCGAGGAGATCACGGGTCGCGCGCTGAAGGCCATGACGAAGCGGGAGGAGATCGTGGTCGCCACCAAGGTGCACGGCGCCATGGGGGAGGGACCGAACTCGCGCGGGCTGTCGCGGAAGCACATCATGTGGCAGATCGACGAGAGCCTCCGGCGGCTCGGGACGGACTACGTGGACCTCTACCAGATCCACCGCTTCGACCCGGCGACGCCGCTCGAGGAGACGCTCGAGGCGCTCGACGACATCGTGCGCGCCGGCAAGGTGCGCTACCTCGGCGCCTCGTCGATGGACGCGTGGCGGTTCTCGAAGGCGCTGCACCTGCAGCGGGCCCGTGGCTGGGCGCGCTTCGTCACGATGCAGGACCACTACAACCTCGTGAACCGCGAGGAGGAGCGCGAGATGCTGCCCCTCTGCGCGGACGAGGGCGTGGGATCCCTGCCGTGGAGCCCGCTCGCCCGCGGTCGCCTCACGCGCGACTGGGACGCGACGACCGACCGGAGCGAGACGGACGAGTTCGGGAAGACGCTCTACGCGGCCCAGGAGGACTCGGATCGCCGGGTCGCGGCCGCGGTCGCCGAGGTGGCCGGGGCCCGCGGGGTGCCCCGCGCGCAGGTCGCGCTGGCCTGGGTGTCGCGGAACCCCGTCGTCACCGCGCCCATCGTGGGCGGGACGAAGGTCGCGCACATCGAGGACGCGGTCGCGTCGCTGGACCTCGAGCTCACGGCCGACGAGGTGTCCCTGCTCGAGGAGCACTACGTGCCCCACGCGGTCGTCGGGTACTGA
- a CDS encoding MFS transporter, with protein sequence MTGDGLSTIRTDIPARMDRLPWARWHWLIVVGLGTVWILDGLEVTIIGAIGSRLTDPEAGLGLSPSDIGLAAAIYVAGACVGSLFFGYLTDRFGRKKLFIATLGLYLLATVATAFSFNPVFFFVCRFFTGAGIGGEYAAINSAIDELIPARRRGMVDLAINGSYWLGAAFGAVISVLLLNESFLAADVGWRVAFGLGAVLGVVILLVRRNVPESPRWMFIHGKDEEAERLVREIESTIEEETGSRLDPTDPDADFLEIRQRRSIGFGEIARVAVTRYPKRFVLGLSLFTGQAFLYNAVFFTYSLVLSQLLDVPDDVVPWALVPIALGNFAGPLTLGRLFDSVGRKVMISISYIGSGVLLVVTALLFRAEVLDPVSLTACWVVVFFLASCGASAAYLTVSEIFPMETRAMAIAFFYALGTGLGGIVGPLLFGRLVEDSVGAVANGYLIGAGLMIGAGLVEVALGVEAAGRSLEDIAAPLSATEEGGSGRAPSDAGRSGRA encoded by the coding sequence ATGACCGGCGACGGGCTCTCCACCATCCGGACCGACATCCCCGCCCGGATGGACCGGCTTCCCTGGGCACGGTGGCACTGGCTCATCGTGGTGGGGCTCGGCACCGTCTGGATCCTCGACGGGCTCGAGGTCACGATCATCGGCGCCATCGGCAGCCGGTTGACCGACCCGGAGGCGGGACTCGGCCTCTCGCCCTCGGACATCGGCCTCGCCGCCGCGATCTACGTCGCCGGCGCGTGCGTGGGCTCGCTCTTCTTCGGCTACCTCACCGACCGCTTCGGGCGGAAGAAGCTGTTCATCGCCACGCTCGGCCTGTACCTGCTCGCCACGGTCGCCACGGCATTCTCGTTCAATCCCGTGTTCTTCTTCGTGTGCCGCTTCTTCACAGGCGCCGGCATCGGCGGCGAGTACGCGGCCATCAACTCCGCCATCGACGAGCTGATCCCCGCGCGGCGCCGCGGCATGGTCGACCTCGCCATCAACGGCTCGTACTGGCTGGGCGCCGCCTTCGGCGCCGTCATATCGGTGCTGCTGCTCAACGAGTCCTTCCTCGCCGCCGACGTCGGCTGGCGCGTGGCCTTCGGGCTCGGCGCCGTCCTCGGCGTGGTGATCCTGCTGGTGCGCCGGAACGTCCCCGAGTCCCCGCGCTGGATGTTCATCCACGGGAAGGACGAGGAGGCGGAGCGCCTCGTGCGGGAGATCGAGTCCACCATCGAGGAGGAGACCGGCTCGCGCCTCGACCCGACGGACCCGGACGCGGACTTCCTGGAGATCCGCCAGCGCCGGAGCATCGGCTTCGGCGAGATCGCACGGGTCGCCGTCACGCGGTACCCGAAGCGGTTCGTCCTCGGGCTGTCGCTGTTCACCGGCCAGGCGTTCCTCTACAACGCCGTCTTCTTCACGTACTCGCTCGTGCTCAGCCAGCTGCTCGACGTGCCCGACGACGTCGTCCCGTGGGCGCTCGTCCCGATCGCGCTCGGCAACTTCGCCGGGCCGCTGACCCTCGGCCGCCTCTTCGACAGCGTCGGCCGGAAGGTCATGATCTCGATCTCCTACATCGGATCGGGCGTGCTCCTCGTCGTGACGGCGCTCCTGTTCCGGGCGGAGGTGCTGGACCCCGTCTCCCTGACGGCGTGCTGGGTCGTCGTCTTCTTCCTGGCGTCGTGCGGCGCGAGCGCCGCCTACCTCACGGTGAGCGAGATCTTCCCCATGGAGACGCGGGCCATGGCCATCGCCTTCTTCTACGCGCTCGGCACGGGCCTCGGCGGGATCGTCGGTCCGCTCCTGTTCGGACGGCTGGTGGAGGACAGCGTCGGCGCGGTCGCGAACGGCTACCTGATCGGCGCGGGGCTGATGATCGGCGCCGGACTCGTCGAGGTCGCCCTCGGCGTCGAGGCGGCCGGACGTTCACTGGAGGACATCGCGGCACCGCTCAGTGCCACGGAGGAGGGCGGGAGCGGCCGGGCGCCGTCCGACGCCGGGCGATCGGGGCGGGCCTGA
- the rplJ gene encoding 50S ribosomal protein L10: MANKEASVAELAEKFRSSNAVLLTEYRGLTVAQLKQLRKSISADATYAVVKNTLTKIAANQAGISSFDDELVGPSAIAFVHGDTVAVAKALRTFTKANPLLVVKGGYFDGNPLTADEVNKLADLESREVLLGKLAGAFKASLFGAAYLFNAPLSQAVRTVEALREKQESAQ; this comes from the coding sequence ATGGCGAACAAGGAAGCCTCGGTCGCCGAGCTCGCGGAGAAGTTCCGCAGCTCGAACGCCGTACTGCTCACCGAGTACCGCGGTCTCACCGTTGCCCAGCTCAAGCAGCTGCGGAAGAGCATCAGTGCAGACGCGACCTACGCCGTGGTGAAGAACACGCTGACCAAGATCGCGGCGAACCAGGCGGGGATCTCGTCGTTCGACGACGAGCTCGTCGGCCCGTCCGCGATCGCGTTCGTGCACGGCGACACCGTCGCCGTCGCGAAGGCGCTGCGCACCTTCACCAAGGCCAACCCTCTTCTCGTCGTGAAGGGCGGTTACTTCGACGGCAACCCCCTGACGGCGGACGAGGTGAACAAGCTCGCCGACCTCGAGTCGCGGGAGGTGCTGCTGGGCAAGCTCGCCGGCGCCTTCAAGGCCTCGCTCTTCGGCGCGGCGTACCTGTTCAACGCACCGCTCTCGCAGGCCGTACGCACCGTCGAGGCGCTGCGCGAGAAGCAGGAATCGGCTCAGTAG
- the rplL gene encoding 50S ribosomal protein L7/L12: MAKLSNDELIEAFKELTLIELSDFVKKFEEVFEVTAAAPVAAAAAAGAAAPAEEVEEKTAFDVILEAAGDKKIQVIKEVRALTSLGLGEAKALVDGAPKAVLEGANKEAADKAKAQLEAAGATVTVK; this comes from the coding sequence ATGGCAAAGCTCTCTAACGACGAGCTCATCGAGGCCTTCAAGGAGCTCACGCTCATCGAGCTCAGCGACTTCGTCAAGAAGTTCGAGGAGGTCTTCGAGGTCACCGCCGCGGCCCCCGTCGCCGCTGCCGCCGCCGCCGGCGCCGCTGCCCCCGCCGAGGAGGTCGAGGAGAAGACCGCGTTCGACGTCATCCTCGAGGCCGCCGGCGACAAGAAGATCCAGGTCATCAAGGAGGTGCGCGCCCTCACCAGCCTCGGCCTCGGTGAGGCGAAGGCCCTCGTTGACGGAGCCCCCAAGGCCGTCCTGGAGGGCGCCAACAAGGAGGCCGCCGACAAGGCGAAGGCCCAGCTCGAGGCCGCGGGCGCGACGGTCACCGTCAAGTAG
- a CDS encoding LuxR family transcriptional regulator translates to MADSPTVDDLQRDVDEALARGDATAAAQAIAAAWPHHVDLHPHRIRALYDRVAASAWEDDAWLVAGLAASYRGTSAHDRRASLPYRSAVDLLLTADPPPAPLVRAAVLVHRAAGDRRVGRLTEARASLAEARELLDTERDMPLSVRISLQAAVALQGGLVLVHVGAFTSARDELRIAQGLAERHLVRADRLECCGALAYVAYCLGELDEARELVDRARALLADAGSGPELARSGFRAPAEIAATLIAVDATRRDDARTHLDDLRPACTGTDWELLGRYAEATVAAIHGLRLEALEHLRRLHNLGTAWQEHGPVPIMADSLRASLLAHLGQTGAAWDLVRTLAPTEHHSTCPAMVAGRLRVLADDHQGALTEMADCLALGDAHSGRTLADVLLVVAAAHSGLGDQARSDHAYDRAARYATTTGILRPFAVFPAAASSALLDRALEREQPADVRRMLEGVRADRGVAEPVRIETLTERERVIVACLAERLTVAQIAGRLFISPNTVKSHVRSAYRKLDASSRAEAVDRARALGHDLRPDATALPTPWRPGVPPIAAGDDAGRRPPEGGSAP, encoded by the coding sequence ATGGCCGACAGCCCGACCGTCGACGACCTGCAGCGCGACGTGGACGAGGCCCTCGCGCGCGGGGACGCGACCGCGGCGGCGCAGGCCATCGCCGCGGCCTGGCCGCACCACGTCGATCTGCACCCGCATCGCATCCGCGCGCTCTACGACCGCGTGGCCGCGTCCGCCTGGGAGGACGACGCCTGGCTCGTCGCCGGGCTCGCCGCCTCCTATCGCGGCACCTCGGCGCACGACCGGCGGGCGTCGCTCCCCTACCGCTCGGCCGTCGACCTTCTGCTCACCGCCGACCCGCCACCCGCCCCGCTCGTGCGCGCCGCCGTCCTCGTGCACCGAGCCGCGGGAGACCGGCGGGTCGGGCGGCTCACGGAGGCCCGGGCATCGCTCGCGGAGGCGCGCGAGCTCCTCGACACGGAGCGCGACATGCCCCTGAGCGTGCGGATCAGCCTGCAAGCCGCGGTCGCGCTCCAGGGCGGCCTGGTGCTCGTCCACGTCGGCGCGTTCACCTCCGCGCGCGACGAGCTGCGCATCGCGCAGGGGCTCGCGGAGCGCCACCTCGTGCGCGCCGACCGGCTCGAGTGCTGCGGTGCCCTGGCGTACGTCGCCTACTGCCTGGGCGAGCTCGACGAGGCGCGGGAGCTCGTGGACCGCGCGCGCGCCCTGCTCGCGGATGCGGGCTCCGGGCCGGAGCTCGCGCGGAGCGGCTTCCGCGCCCCGGCGGAGATCGCGGCCACGCTCATCGCCGTCGACGCGACCCGCCGGGACGACGCCCGTACGCACCTCGACGACCTCCGACCCGCCTGCACGGGCACCGACTGGGAGCTGCTCGGCCGCTACGCCGAGGCGACGGTCGCCGCCATCCACGGCCTCCGCCTGGAGGCGCTCGAGCATCTGCGCCGCCTGCACAACCTCGGTACGGCGTGGCAGGAGCACGGTCCCGTGCCGATCATGGCCGACTCGCTGCGGGCATCCCTGCTCGCGCACCTGGGCCAGACCGGCGCCGCGTGGGACCTCGTCCGGACCCTCGCGCCGACCGAGCACCACTCCACGTGCCCGGCCATGGTCGCCGGCCGGCTGCGCGTGCTCGCCGACGACCACCAGGGGGCCCTCACGGAGATGGCCGACTGCCTCGCGCTCGGCGACGCGCACTCGGGGCGCACCCTCGCCGACGTGCTGCTCGTCGTCGCCGCCGCGCACAGCGGGCTCGGCGACCAGGCCCGCAGCGACCACGCCTACGACCGGGCGGCGCGGTACGCGACGACGACCGGGATCCTCCGGCCGTTCGCGGTGTTCCCGGCGGCCGCGTCGTCGGCGCTGCTCGACCGGGCGCTGGAGCGCGAGCAGCCGGCCGACGTGCGACGCATGCTGGAGGGCGTGCGCGCCGACCGCGGCGTCGCCGAGCCGGTGCGCATCGAGACGCTGACCGAGCGCGAGCGCGTCATCGTCGCGTGCCTCGCGGAGCGGCTGACCGTCGCGCAGATCGCGGGTCGCCTCTTCATCTCGCCGAACACGGTGAAGTCGCACGTGCGCAGCGCCTATCGGAAGCTCGACGCGTCGTCGCGCGCCGAGGCCGTCGACCGGGCGCGAGCGCTGGGGCACGACCTGCGCCCGGACGCCACCGCCTTACCCACGCCGTGGCGTCCCGGCGTCCCGCCGATCGCCGCCGGGGACGACGCAGGGCGCCGACCCCCTGAGGGGGGATCGGCGCCCTGA
- a CDS encoding MarR family winged helix-turn-helix transcriptional regulator: protein MTDPDLRALLGDLVTAGHRLTRLAAHEVGGTSSPAVWRTLSVLVTWPGGMRLGVLAERSRVSQPTTTKIVRSLVGQGWIAQVADPSDARATLLEITPAGRAALDDWRDRLATALVPRFADLPAADVAALARAVEVVLARVDGAHVPPGD from the coding sequence ATGACCGATCCCGACCTTCGCGCCCTCCTCGGCGACCTGGTGACCGCCGGGCACCGGCTCACCCGCCTCGCCGCGCACGAGGTCGGCGGCACGAGCTCGCCCGCCGTCTGGCGCACCCTCTCGGTGCTCGTGACGTGGCCGGGCGGGATGCGCCTCGGCGTGCTCGCCGAGCGGAGCCGCGTCTCGCAGCCCACGACCACCAAGATCGTGCGCTCGCTCGTCGGGCAGGGCTGGATCGCGCAGGTGGCCGACCCGTCCGATGCGCGCGCGACCCTGCTCGAGATCACCCCGGCCGGCCGCGCCGCGCTCGACGACTGGCGCGACCGCCTCGCCACCGCGCTCGTGCCGCGCTTCGCCGACCTCCCGGCCGCCGACGTGGCCGCGCTCGCGCGCGCCGTCGAGGTGGTCCTGGCGCGAGTCGACGGCGCTCACGTGCCTCCGGGCGACTGA
- a CDS encoding MFS transporter — translation MSTQPHASFRDIFRQPRSVFAVAFACVIAFMGIGLVDPILPAIASSLDATATETELLFTSYLLVTGLAMLITSWISSRIGAKRTLLIGLAIIVVFAAAAGLSQDVEQVIGFRAGWGLGNALFISTALATIVGSASGGTASAIMLYEAALGLGIAVGPLLGGLLGSWSWRGPFFGTATLMAVGFVAILALLGKDDAPRAPMRLSAPLRALRTPALAVLAAAALFYNIGFFVLLAYTPFPLGFDAIGLGLTFFGWGVGLAITSVLVAPLLTRRMARTSVLRLVLPLLAVDLAAAGLVVRSSIGLVVCVIVGGLLLGVLNTVLTECVMEATDHPRSVASSAYSSVRFLGGAIAPPAATELAELFSDATPYYAAAGSVLVALVIVVAGHRWLRRVDEAPVDALDEAQAVTAGDA, via the coding sequence GTGTCCACCCAGCCGCATGCGTCGTTCCGCGACATCTTCCGCCAGCCCCGCTCCGTCTTCGCCGTCGCCTTCGCGTGCGTCATCGCGTTCATGGGCATCGGGCTCGTCGACCCGATCCTCCCCGCCATCGCCTCGAGCCTCGACGCCACCGCCACCGAGACCGAGCTCCTGTTCACGAGCTACCTGCTCGTCACCGGCCTCGCCATGCTCATCACCAGCTGGATCTCCAGCCGCATCGGCGCCAAGCGCACCCTCCTCATCGGGCTGGCGATCATCGTGGTCTTCGCCGCTGCGGCCGGGCTCTCTCAGGACGTGGAGCAGGTCATCGGCTTCCGCGCCGGCTGGGGGCTCGGCAACGCGCTCTTCATCTCCACGGCCCTCGCGACCATCGTCGGATCCGCGTCCGGCGGCACCGCGTCCGCGATCATGCTCTACGAGGCGGCGCTCGGCCTCGGCATCGCGGTCGGCCCGCTGCTCGGCGGCCTCCTCGGCAGCTGGAGCTGGCGGGGCCCGTTCTTCGGCACGGCGACGCTCATGGCGGTCGGCTTCGTCGCGATCCTCGCCCTCCTCGGCAAGGACGACGCGCCCCGCGCGCCCATGCGCCTCTCGGCTCCGCTGCGCGCGCTCCGCACCCCGGCCCTCGCGGTGCTCGCCGCGGCCGCGCTGTTCTACAACATCGGCTTCTTCGTGCTGCTCGCCTACACCCCGTTCCCGCTGGGCTTCGACGCCATCGGCCTCGGACTCACGTTCTTCGGCTGGGGAGTCGGGCTCGCGATCACGTCGGTGCTCGTGGCGCCGCTCCTCACCCGGCGGATGGCGCGCACCTCCGTCCTCCGGCTCGTGCTCCCGCTGCTCGCCGTCGACCTCGCTGCCGCCGGGCTCGTGGTCCGCTCCTCGATCGGCCTGGTGGTCTGCGTGATCGTCGGCGGGCTCCTCCTCGGTGTCCTCAACACCGTGCTCACCGAGTGCGTGATGGAGGCCACGGACCACCCGCGCAGCGTCGCGTCCTCCGCGTACTCGTCCGTGCGGTTCCTCGGCGGCGCCATCGCCCCGCCCGCGGCGACCGAGCTCGCGGAGCTCTTCTCGGACGCGACGCCGTACTACGCCGCAGCCGGATCCGTCCTCGTCGCCCTCGTGATCGTGGTGGCCGGCCACCGGTGGCTGCGCCGCGTCGACGAGGCGCCGGTCGATGCCCTGGACGAGGCGCAGGCCGTCACCGCCGGCGACGCCTGA
- a CDS encoding LacI family DNA-binding transcriptional regulator, with amino-acid sequence MSAIADVARLAGVSKATASRALSGRGYVSPATRARVSEAAAQIGYVVSSNASSLVTGRSKNVGVVMPFINRWFFAELLEGIEEALIEADHDLTLYRLTADPEQRRKVFEYFLVRKRVDAVIAVSVALTPAEVVRLRALDKPLVGIGGPVEGMSTLSIDDEAAARLATEHLLSLGHARVVHLGGDLHAQMAFFVHAKRLAGYRAAIDADPRGLEARFATAEFTIDGGFRSAMALLADPRTRPTAIFAASDEIAIGTILAARQLGIAVPAELSVAGIDGHALAPLFGLTTVEQHPRLQGRAAVGLVFEGLAAEGAADRTVTVPVDFQARTSTTAPPAPPAP; translated from the coding sequence ATGAGCGCCATCGCCGACGTCGCCCGGCTCGCCGGGGTCTCCAAGGCCACCGCCTCGCGCGCGCTCAGCGGCCGCGGCTACGTCTCCCCCGCGACGCGCGCCCGCGTCTCCGAGGCCGCGGCGCAGATCGGCTACGTCGTCTCCTCGAACGCGTCGAGCCTCGTCACCGGCCGGTCGAAGAACGTGGGCGTCGTCATGCCCTTCATCAACCGCTGGTTCTTCGCGGAGCTGCTCGAGGGGATCGAGGAGGCGCTCATCGAGGCCGACCACGACCTCACGCTGTACCGCCTCACCGCTGATCCCGAGCAGCGCCGGAAGGTCTTCGAGTACTTCCTGGTGCGGAAGCGCGTGGACGCGGTCATCGCCGTGAGCGTCGCGCTCACGCCCGCGGAGGTCGTGCGGCTGCGCGCGCTCGACAAGCCGCTCGTCGGGATCGGCGGGCCGGTCGAGGGCATGAGCACCCTGAGCATCGACGACGAGGCCGCGGCGCGCCTGGCCACCGAGCACCTCCTGAGCCTCGGGCACGCGCGCGTCGTGCACCTCGGCGGCGACCTGCACGCGCAGATGGCGTTCTTCGTGCACGCGAAGCGGCTCGCGGGCTACCGGGCCGCGATCGACGCGGATCCGCGCGGGCTCGAGGCGCGGTTCGCCACGGCCGAGTTCACGATCGACGGCGGCTTCCGCTCGGCCATGGCGCTGCTCGCCGATCCGCGCACGCGGCCGACGGCGATCTTCGCCGCATCCGACGAGATCGCCATCGGGACGATCCTCGCGGCCCGGCAGCTGGGCATCGCCGTTCCCGCGGAGCTCTCGGTCGCCGGTATCGACGGGCACGCGCTCGCGCCGCTGTTCGGGCTCACGACGGTCGAGCAGCACCCGCGGCTGCAGGGGCGGGCCGCCGTGGGCCTGGTGTTCGAGGGGCTCGCGGCGGAGGGCGCCGCGGATCGCACCGTGACGGTGCCCGTCGACTTCCAAGCGCGCACCAGCACGACAGCGCCCCCGGCCCCGCCTGCGCCGTGA